tataaCAGCTGATCAAACTAATACTGCaaaagtgtgaaaacatttgatcagTGTCAGTGTTATTTGGTTGAAaacacaatctacacaggaccttctaatcagcctgTTTGCATTTGCATGGGCGAAAGTTTCGGCTTGCCTGGTgtcatcaccaggcggtaaattgcTAAATAGacaaataacaaagagagttccaaacctctgtgcCAATAactgctagttttcagttttcccctcccaactcagaccactcccagacagtccaagcaaaaTTCTAGCTTGATAATTTTTTAGCAAAAAAttatttttgcctattttaatggaaatctattacagtaagggacttaattgttactcagaaatgatttgatattgatataaaacggttccATTGGGCCTTTAAGAATTACAGGATAAACACATGCATGGAAGTAGTTATTCTCCCTTGTGCCACTCCCTAACCACAGTATTTACTCAAGAGATGTCTAATAATTCATATTCTAACAATCGGAAATCATTGTACTGTTATAGACAGGAATAAATCATACCAAACAGCCCATCATCAATTTCAAGCAGAGAGTAACTGCTCAGCAAGGACCTACCTATACACTCTATTATCTTGCATTTCAGTGGCATTGAAAGGTATTTCCAGACAGCAGACATAATGTTAGTCTGACCATGGTCAGGCAGACCTTGGGAAGGTTCTGACTGAAGCTTCTCCTGCAGGGATGCAGCCTCTGTGAGCCTTGAAACGATTCCTACAGTCTGACACGGAAGAGGGGATTGAGGAGACAGACCCTCTCCGTCTGTCATTAACCAAAGAGGGACAGATAAGAGCCTGGACCTTAAAACACAGGATGGGTCCTATTAAAGGGAAGTACCTTGGAGTATTGTTTTGCATGGACATGCAATAATTCAGATTGAAAGAGTAGTTCTAATACTTTTACTTTCGTCTAGAAGTCTGCATTCCCCCACGCATGAAGCAACATTTTTAAGTAATACTTCAATAAAAGCATACTGtaaagaaaaaaactaaattcaCCCAAATTGACTGATATTCAAATGGTAAGAATGATACAAAAGATTCATATATTATTATTTCAGTTAAGATGCCAGATTGGGTATTTAGGGTAGTTCCTATAAAAGGCCTAAAGCGCCCCCTAGTTTCTGTTCACAGTACAGCACTTGCTTTTGAGGTTACTGTATTGAATAAAACAATTTTGGGGAAACTATTGTTGTTCGTAGGTTATTCTATCAACCCAGCAATTCACTCTCATAAAAAAATCTCAACCTTTTTGTGGCAATTATTTATGATTTTCTGCATTATTGTCCACGCAAGTTTCATAAAACAGAAAATGCAAGAATCAGTTTCATAAAACAGTTAatgcattatattaagttaaaactACAACATATGGGTTTACTTTATGAACAAATTAAAAGGAAAATTCTCCTTACCTTATCCTTTATGAACTTATTGGAGTATTTTTCAACAATCCATTCTTTGACAACGCAAATGTAGCTCTCTTGCAGAGTATCCTTAAATCTGAATTTTCTGCGCGGAGCGTAGCATACTTTTTTTCTGGATAACGGACTGCAAtgcatacaaaaaaaataaaaagggagaGAACAGGAAACGATGACGGCAGCTCTGCAAAAGTAATTGAAAAATGAATAAATTATCACTATTGTCTTGTATATCAACATATTGTCATTAGAGATCAATTTTATTTGCAAACTTATCCTGTAATTTTACTTCGTGTTCTATTGTTCAATGGTGAACTTGCGAAATAGACCGATTACTTTCGTTCAGATTTAGTTTCCTCTGGGTTATATTATGAATGATGTATTTTTAATGCATTAATATAATTTAAATCCATTTGTTATTAAAATGTCTCATCCGTTGTTGCATTGCTGTTTATCGCCCTATGCATAGCAACGCCCTGTACTAAAATTATAATATTGATAGAACTCCGAAGGTATAGTATACCTACCATTTTGTGCGAATGTTTTGAGCGCCTATCAATGTTGGCATTAGTGCAATATGTTTTTGTGTGCTTATCAATGCGATCATCAATTTAGGCTTATGTATTTTACCCTTTATGTTGAAGTACGACTCCTGGAGGATGGTCCAGGAATTTGACATTGTCTGCAGTAAACAAAATCATTATGAATATTACAGAAATGTATTTCAAATTTGAAGTTATCACAGATCAGATTTAACACTTTCGTTAGGTCACCCAACAGTAGCATTTTCTACCCACTTGACAACCACCCTGCTATCCCAAATTATCATTGTTTTACATCAGTGTAAAAGACAGATGGTGGTATCAATACTGTCTAACAGATATTAAAGTTATTTAAAGTTTGAATAAAGGAGGATCTCATTAATGTGAGTCATGTCAAATTAATCTAAATGGAGAGTAGAAGCTGAAAACAAAACAAGCAAGGTGCAGAGATGGTGTACATCTACTCTAGCCAGTGACAGCTGTGGGCTCTGACTCCAGTAACACACATATATTCAAAGGAGAGGACTAATGTTTACATTAAATGTACCATCAGATGATAGGTTAACAGTCAAAATGTCTCCCAAATGCTACATTAGACCTACAGGAGAACATGATACAGGAATGTTGACACCACAGTCAGCACACAATGAAATACATACATCTGTACATGAACTGTTGTTTAGGGTAAAAGGTTGTAAATAAGTTTATACATCACTTCTTAAAAAACATGCTTTTTGACAAGAGACTGATGTTACAAATTTTTACTGTTTCCAACTCATTCCCATCTTCTGTAGTTTAGGTAGCAGTTGTTACATTTATTGTAGACGTTTTCATTAGCTTGAGTGATTCATTTTGGCatgatatttttttgttttatttactctACCCTCAAATGTCTCACCTAATTTCATTGGTGACATGGCAAGCATTTACTGTTATCAGAAGCTGCCAACATTACTGTAAAAGAGTGCATAAGGTCACACATCGTTTATACTTTATCAGAAGCCAAAGATTATCATCAGCTTGTGCAAAATGGCACGCATTatccatttttggggggggctacAAACTGTAACATCTAACTTTCTATTAGTATTATTAAATCAGAAAGTATACAAAGTCATACAGACACTGGCATTATCTTAAGTCAAAGGTCTCAAATGCAACACCCCACTTCATCCTACTGATGTAGAGACCCTTTATGATCACCTCCTGAATACATAGAGCTATATGAtcacatttcctgaaatacagGTCCAGTTGAGGAACAAAACACCAATAAGGATGAAGCTCAGAAGTCCGGGAAAgaatcagacaaaaaaaaaaaaaaatggccacaCAGTCAAAAACACAGTAATATGTTTTGCTTCACCCAGGGTTTTTGTTTCCTGGGGATGAGTTTAGCTGAGCACCACATGGCGGTCAAACACAGACTTCCTCTGTTCCTGGACCTGCCTCCGCCAGCGCTGCTGAGCGTGCTCCACTTTGTTCAGCATGTTGGGACGAGAGGTCGAACGAGACAATACGTTGTGGGCGTTGGCGAAAGGCTGCTGGTCCTGAACCCAAGAGACAGATGTTACAGTGAAATTGTGACAAGCTAGAGTTGACCTTTTTCAGAAACATTTCCAAACACAATTCTCTATGAGATATTCATCAAATCAATTTACAGCATGAGACAAATCTGAAAACATCACCACATACATTGCCCCAACAAGTCACACAATACGAGAGCCACAATCAAACATGTCATGGCTACAACAACTGCTTTGACTTAAAGGCCACCACTATAGTTGGGATGGGCAACATGAACACATACCCCGACATCATCATCATTCTGGAGCTGTGAGTGTCCAAAGAGCCTCCTCTTCAGCATGGGCTCCAGCAGGGTCAGGTACACCATGTAGAGGAAAAGCAGGCCCAGGATGGACAGGTAGATTATGATAGTCACCTGGAACACAGtggacacaaatcaaatcaaaatgttatttgtcacatgtgccaaatacaacaggtagagcttaccatgaaatgcttacttacaagcccttatccaacaatgcagttcaagaaagagttaataaaatatttacaaaataaaatcaatcaaaaagtaacatgtacataacaataacaaagctatatacagggggtaccggtaccgagtcaatgtgcggtgatacaggttagtcgaggtcatttgtaaagtggctatgcatagataataaacagtgagtagcagcagtgtaaaaacaaagggttgggtcaatgtaaatagtccgggtggccatttgattagttgatCAGCAGTCAAACTCATTAGGCCTTGGCTGCCtgcaaacgctccctaaaacacttctgcgagcaggcctttctaatcgacctgtcccaggtatcctggaaggatattgacctcatcccgtcagtcgaggatgcctggtcgttctttaaaagtaatttcctcaccatcttaaataagcatgcccctttcaaaaaatgtagaactaagaacagatataggccttggttcactccagacctgactgcccttgaccagcacaaaaacatcctgtgcggactgcaatagcattgaatagtccccgcgatatgcaactgttcagggaagtcaggaaccaatacgcacagtcagtcaggaaagcaaagactagctttttcaaacagaaatttgcatcctgtagctctaactccaaaaagttttgggacactgtaaagtccatggagaacaagagcacctcctcccaactgcccactgcactgaggctaggcgaTACGGTcaacaccgataaatccatgataatcgaaaatttcaataagcatttctctacggctggccatgctttcctcctggctaccccaaccacaaccccggccaacagctccgcacccctcgcAGCTATTTGCCCGAGCCTcctcagcttctccttcacccaaatccagatcgcagatgttctgaaagcgctgcaaaacctggacccgtacaaatcagctgggctagacaatctgaccgtctctttctaaaattatccgccgccattgttgcaacccctattaccagtctatCCATTTCTCCTTCATTtagtccgagatccctaaagattggaaagctgccgtggtcatccccctctgcAAAGGGGGtgacacactagacccaaactgttacagacctatatccatcctgccctgcctttctaaagtctttgaaagccaagttaatacagatcactgaccatttcgaatcccaccgtaccttctccgctgtgcaatccggtttccgagctggtcacaggtactaaacgatatcataaccgccatcgataaaatacagtactgtgcagccaaggctttcgactctgtcaatcaccatattcttatcggcagactcaataacCTTGGTTtcacaaatgactgcctcgcctagttcaccaactacttcgcagatagtctctatgggggtaccacagggttcaattctcgggccgactattttctctctatatatcaacgatgtcgctcttgctgcgggtgattccctgatcatcctctacgcagacaacaccattctgtatacatctggccctttggacactgtgttaactaacctccaaacagcttcaatgccatacaacactccttccgtggcttccaactgctcttaaacgctagcaaaaccaaatgcaagCTTTTCAACCagtcgctgcccgcacccgcccgcccgactagcatcactactctggacggttctaacttagaatacgtggacaactacaaatacctaggtgtctggctagactgtaaactctccttccagactcatatcaaacatctccaatccaaaatcaaatctagaatcgtctttctatttcgcaacaaagcctctttcactcacgccgccaaacttaccctagtaaaactgactatcctaccgatcctcgacttcggcgatgtcatctacaaaatagcttccaatactctactcagcaaattggatgcagtcagtgccatccgttttgttaccaaagcaccttataccacccaccactgcgacctgtatgctccagtcggctggccctcgctacatattcgttgccagacccaccggctccaggtcatctacaagtctatgctaggtaaagctctgccttatctcagctcactggtcacgataacacccacccttagcacacactccagcaggtatgtctcacttatcatccccaaagccaacacctccttcgccttcccttccagttctctgctgccagtgactggaacgaattccaaaaatcgctgaagctggagacttacatttccctcactaactttaaacatcagctatctgagcagctaaccgatcgctgcagctgtacataggccaactgtaaatagcccacccaatctacctacctcatccccatactgtttctatttactttgctgctcttttgcacaccagtatcactacttacacaccatcatctgctcatctatcactccagtgttaatctgctaaattgtaattactttgctactatggcctatttattggcatacctcctcatgccatttgcacacactgtatatagactttctgttttttctattgtgttgactgtacgcttgtttattccatgtaactctgtgttgttgtttctgtcgcactgctttgctttatcttggccaggtcgcagttgtgaatgagaacttgttcttaactagcctaccaggttaaataaaggtgaaataaaaacaaattgacTCCATTTCAGCTCCATAATAATAGACAGAGTTGACTGGTTAGTAGCAGAGCATATGCGCCGATGCTATCCCACTTGGGCACACCGTTGCGTGATATCCCATCGCCGAAATCGTAAAGTCCCCTGTGTTTCAGGAACattgaataaaattatatttgaaacTACTTTGCCTGTTGTCCTTCTGCCGTTGGGAATTTAAGCAAAAATGTTCACATGAAAGTATGAAGAATCATCTCCTCTCTGCTTTACCACATGGCAGGATAGCAACGGCACATGTGCGGCTAGCTGGTCGGTAGATTTCCCAGACTTACCTTGATAGTTCCAGAACTCCTCTCCTCATATTTGCATTCACAACGCAGACAGTACGCCTCCACATCCTTTTCATCAACGGGCATTGGCTCCACAACATGAAGGCAGTTACTGAAAACCAAATATACAATTAAATCGGAATATCTCTTCGAAAGCACAGTGAGGTTGAAGTCTGTAACAGTGTAAAATGATGACAGTGTAAAATTACAGTTAGCCTAATCCAATTACAGTTAGCCTAATCCATCAGACACCACCATACATTCACCACACCTCAGACAGTGGTCATGTTCCACTGCATGCATCAACCAAATGGTGCATGCCACATCATGGACTGTCATCGATTGACAGATTGTTATAACATATGGTATGGTTAGCTGATAGGTAAAACACCTATCCAGGTGTTGTTACGATCTGGCAACGTCTAAGCAGTGGAACACGACCAGTATGTAATCATCTGTAAATTACAatcatgacaacacaacataccAATCCTTTAGAGATACATTTTGTTTGTTAGATCTGTCCATCGATGTCTCTGTACGGTGGGCAGTACATTTACACCGGATATCCTCTGAATTCTATGGGAAAAGTTGGGGAAACGGTCAGGCTGTGATATCAGAGAACATTTTATGCCATAAAATGGTGATATAACTAGCTACCTGTCTTCTAAAATAATCTTACACAGCCAGTAGAATAATCACATTTACTGTAACTTTACTGAGCAGGTTACCAGCTTGCTAGTTAACTAACTTTGTCCTTCCTTGTGACGACAATCAATGGCTTACTAGCCTGATCCatatttggctagctagctaactacagcaACTAGCCAGCTGACCCAACAACTAGCATTAAACAATGTTaatataaatagattttatttatttaaagcaaAGAAGTCATGTGAACAACAGAGCCTACTTTAGCATCCGTCGTCTGTGTTGCATCAATAGCAAACCAACAAGAAGAGCGAGCAGCTTGAAGGCAACACTCGACATCAATATTTATATGTTGAAGTCCCAGAGTACAAGCTACTAAGAAAACTAGAGAAGCGATATCCTGAAATCAGatacacgttttttttttaactgacaaCAATCATTCTGCTAGCATCAAACATTTCTTTCGACTGATCAGCTGACAAATGCCTGACATCTCTTCCTGTGCGCGTAAATAGCATTCCCGGGTAAACAGCTCGGGGAACAAAAACATATAGCAATGATGGCCTTTCTGTGAGGGTCCTTGCTATCCGGCATCCGTGGGTGTGCATACCCCCTTAGATTTTTTCATAGTTTATAaaatctcctaaacctgtgtttacaGCCAGCCTTATTTTTTTAGCGTTTATCATAAAACCATACGACGAACCatgcggagttagtgcctacaaaaagacgccattactatttctCTTTATAAAGTTGAAATTTAAAAGGTTAaggcacagatagaacaatgagacagatatttcaccggatgtatacaTGTgatgagatggattttggccgacaatctgcacattttctcatcgattatACATgttatctcaatacagttttatgTTCCCAAACTACAAATATGTTATGCAGACTTTACCCATTGCCAAAGTTGTAAGAAACCGTATCGTGTaagagtgcaaaggcgaattgagttattgcacacgcgcacttgtGTTCCCTAACGAAAATATGCAGAGGCCAACAGGATCTCCCTAGGTGACAGCGTGGCAGgcaatatttttgtttaattcaAGAGCAAAAACAATTATAAACTAACTGAACACAATAACTCATGTTATAGAGCCTATATAAAAAACGACAtaattaatgtattattttgaTTTGGACAATGTTGTTGCTTATATTGAAAATAGCATATCAGAAAGCAAAAGAAGTAAAGCAAAAGCACAATATTATGTTTAT
This portion of the Salvelinus sp. IW2-2015 linkage group LG15, ASM291031v2, whole genome shotgun sequence genome encodes:
- the LOC112067796 gene encoding LOW QUALITY PROTEIN: transmembrane protein 9B (The sequence of the model RefSeq protein was modified relative to this genomic sequence to represent the inferred CDS: inserted 2 bases in 2 codons; deleted 1 base in 1 codon), with protein sequence MSSVAFKLLALLVGLLLMXTQTTDAKNSEDIRCKCXCPPYRDIDGQINKQNVSLKDCNCLHVVEPMPVDEKDVEAYCLRCECKYEERSSGTIKVTIIIYLSILGLLFLYMVYLTLLEPMLKRRLFGHSQLQNDDDVGDQQPFANAHNVLSRSTSRPNMLNKVEHAQQRWRRQVQEQRKSVFDRHVVLS